The Lonchura striata isolate bLonStr1 chromosome 6, bLonStr1.mat, whole genome shotgun sequence nucleotide sequence TTTAAAATGTTCAACttacttttaaaacatttaactcacttttaaaatatttaactcacttttaaaatatttaactccTGCAGGCTACCCAGTAACTCCCTGGGGCTTGCCAAGGAGCTGAGAAGGGTTTTAATTCTCAAGCAGGTGTGTGAAACTGAACCCATCCTAAAAGTTCGTGTTTTTCAGGTAATTTAGAACATATTTGGGTATTTTGAGTGCCTCTTTTGGGGTATTTTACCTTGAGAATCAGTCAGCAGTGAAAGGCTGAGCTATGTGGAGTAGACAGCGCCCAGAGGTGCCCTCCTTTCCCTGAGGGTGGTTGCAGGGAGTAGATTTATCTCCATCCTGAGGTGAAGAACCTGCTCTGCCCAGACCATCACGTTTCATCTGTGTTGACAAATTCCCACCCCACAGCTGCTTAAAAATGCGGGTCTGTCTTTCCTAAcaaattcccattttaaagGCTctccctgtggctctgcagggccacaGCAGTGGGATCCCTCAGACagcaaaggctttttttttttttttttttttttttttttgctttactgaagttatttccatttgcttcctgTTTACCCTTCTTTCCTGTGCACTTACGGAAAGCAGCAGGGCTCTCCACGAAAATGTTCCAAAAGTAGGTGGTGCTCTCTCTCCAGcttctcccccattcctgcagGCTGGGAAACGTGAGCTGCCAGGACTGAGGTGCACTGAGTTCATTAGTGACTAATTACAGATCTTAACTACCCGAAGTGCTCAGTGCTCCAATGTCTCCTTGCTATCCATCCTCTAAAGAGCAGGAATACTTCCTTTcaaagcacagccaggccaTGGCAAACCTTCCCCTGGTGCACAGGCTGTGAGGTTGGGAAGGTTTcctggagggcagggaggatCCCAGGGGATAAATCGCAGCACAGGAGGAAAAGCAATTGCCAGAGTGAATCCCATTTCACTGTGCAGGGaccaggcactggaacagattgcccgtgttataaatgagaatttattcagccagattaaaaatttaaaaaaataattttattagcggtcaaattcgatctagccagccacagggaaagaacagagccgagccttgggtcggccctgggtgtgccacaaggagtcacctcagcagaggttttctcctatgcccacacacctccagcctggcacaagtgaattttatagggaaaattccgcctgaggccaagatttcagcaatcagtcttttcttctattcagaatccataataagattttcttttttggtgatgaggagaaataattcaatgtcTGGAGTAGGTGAATCCCTGATGAGATTtacgggaaggctgcattcacatggatctgtctgaggatttccatgagatccatcttgGGTCGTTTATGGGATGATCAGCATcaatgatcaacacctggagtccccatggtgaacacctggagtcccagtgatcaacacctggagttCTGATGGTCAGCACCTGGAGTCCCAATGGTGAACACCTGGAGTTCCGAtggtcaacacctggagtccccatggtcaacacctggagtccccatggtcaacacctggagtctccatgatcaacacctggagtccccaTGGTCAGCACCTGGAgtccagccatggcccatctcctggccgagcCAATCCTTTTATTTGTGactcagtttccaatatacacccagtcTCACCTGCAAGGGGGGGGAACTAATACAAACgggcataatctaacaagtatccaatattcCATATTTCATACAAAGAATGGCgcaaattatatttactacacataacaccCAGAAGGAGTCTCCAATCCTGGAGACactccagagccagctggacacatcctgtgccctgtgctggccctgctggagcgGGAAGGTGGCACCAGGTgaccctgctgtgctcccttcCAACCCGAGCTGCCACATCCCCCCACCAgtttggggtttctgggggAAGATGTGCAGCTCATCATTCCCCTCTGGCAGGTTTTGAGCCGTGGATGATCACAGGAAGATGAGTTTTGGGTGCTCTCAGTGTCATGCAGAGGCAGAAGCTGCAAccgcagcccagagcagctcaaCTCGGCCACGGGCCCTGCCAGGGATCCGGGGAAAGGAGAGATCCCTTGGGAAACCTGccctgagcagaggctggatggagctaaagaataaattagggatttattaaaggatctcctccatggatccaccttgggcagcaccagagcccagccagggctgcacccaaatgacccaaaatggtcccaaaatgcacgagcgctcccggggctctccctgggatcagttctgctccattggcaccttggagttcattgtcccattccagctccagcccatcagtcccaccctgcttgtttttctctctccagcccacggtgtttgtgctcctgggctgagatttggatcatttgtccttggtgcccagctggagcaggaattgttttgtgtccctgctctgtgcacagagctcagcatcccctgatctggagcccagacccacacactaaagcagcacaggatgggaaaaatacaaaatccaAAACCTGGGGCATCATTAGCAGGCAGAGGGATAACAGGGATTGGAGCAGGGCCCAATCTCCACAGGGCTccagtgcaggagcagctcagagaAACTCTGGCAGGTGTTGCACATCACTTTTCCAGCAGAGAAAGGACAGAAGGAGTTCAGAAAAGCTGCTTGCCAGGTGAAATGGGCAAAGCCAGAGCAGGCCAAGCCCTATTTGCACCCAATCCCCAGAGATGATGGACAATGCAGTCTccaacaacccaaaaaaaaagccGAGATTCAAGAGGAGAGACCCGAGGAACAGCATGGCTGGCTGCAAAAGTGGGAGCAGACGATGGAAAGGACACTTCCCCAGCCTGCAGTTGCTCATTCCATGGGGTTTCATGGTACCCAGAGGGGGGGTGACACAGCCTGAGCATCCCAGAGCCCATCCCGTGTTCCACCAGCTGTGCTTTATTTTCACCTGATCCCTGAGATCCTCGCTCCTCACCTGCTGGGTCCCGGGACAAAGCCCCAAAGGAGCCTCAGCTCTTACAAAGGAAAGCAGAACAACCTCAGCACGGTCACACCCTCCCCTCAACGCTTTGCACCGTCAGAACAAAAGCACCAAAAGTCAtttcctgacagcacaaaaaGCTGCTCTGAGGCAAGGGAAGAACAACATGGGCAaaggaaggaccttaaagctcctGACATCACCTTTCTCTACTATTTTGAACCCTTGTGGCCTCGTGCTGCCTGATTGAATGAACTCAGCAGCACGGAAATGGTCACGCTGAGCAGAGCCAAGTGAAAACCCACCAATATCCACACCCTGATGTTAATTTTAGCCCTGCAAATATTTAGCTCTCCGTTTAGATAAATATCCCATGCTCGTGAGAGAGGAGACTCGCCCAGCTGCATCCAGCAGGATCAGGGCTTGCTGGAAATCCCAATCCAGCATGCGAATTAGCAGCATTATCTGCTGGTTTAATCAGCAGGGCGTGaactctggcagtgcccggccAGGCAGGGACACTCCTGAGCCCCGGGGTCAGCAGGCCGTGCCCTGGCACACCAGGAGAGGCCACGGATGCCGTGTTTGCCTTGGCATCCTCCCTCTTGGCTCGCTGCAGGAAACAGCAAAGCCTTCCTCAAAATCTCCTCTTGCCAGCACAGAACGCTGGAAaaccctgagctggaagggacccccgggaccgtggatccagcccctggccctgcagggaagagcctttccctgatCTCCAGGCCAAgcctccctgcacagctccagccccgctcACCAGAGGGAAGAGCTTGAGCCCTGAATAATTCTGCAGTCCAGGAAACCTCCCGTTCTCCCAAAGACACCGAAGCGTtccctctggcagctccaagaGGAATTGCTTTCCATGTGCCAGGACATCAGCCGGAGAAATCAGCTCCCAGCTCGGTGTTttggaggggaaggggaagatgGGTGAAGTCAATCCTACACGATCCCAAGGGAATGCAGACTGTGCCCTCCAGCAGGAGACCCCAGGGCGACCAAGTGCATCCCGGTGGGATGCCAGTGTCCCGTCCGGGGTGGAAGGAGATGGGctgtaaggtcccttccaacccacacCAGCCCGTGATTCCACGATTTCGTGGGATTTGTGTTCCAGGCGCTGCTTCCCCCATCCACCCCCCGAGCTCGGGAGCATCCCCCAGCGCAGGCCGGCTCTCACAGGAGCGGTGGGAGCCGGGCCGTGCCCGTGTCCCTGGCCCCGCtcccgtgtcccggtgtcccggcacggccccgggcGCGCCGTGTGCGTGCAGAGCTGCGGCTCCCCGCGCTGGGCGTGCCGGGCACGGCTCGGGACCAGGGCGGGGCCGTGCCCCGAGCGCTGCCCGCTGCCCCGGGCGCTGAGCCGGGGAGTTCCGCCCACCGGGATCGCTGGCGGTGACCCAGGACAGCGCGGAGTCATAAACCCGATGACGCGGCACTGAATCACCGCAGGCTCGGGCTGGAACGGAcctcccagcccggcccggcccggcccggggcagggCACGGGCACCTCCCGCTGTCCCGGGCTGCTCCCGGCCCAGTGCCCAGCCCGCctcgggcactgccagggacaagGGGCAGCCGCAGCCTCTCGGGGCAGCGGTGCCGGGGCTTCCCGCCCTCGCTGCACGCAGCGCCGGTGCGGGGCAGGCTGCACGGCCCGCTCGGTACCGGGCTCGGTACGGGGCTCGGTACCGGTGCCGCTCCGTCCCGCCGGGTGCTGCCCCTTTAAGGCGCGCCCCGCGCGCGCCCCGCGCTGACGCGCGATCGCGTGGCGCCTCTCCCcaccgcggccccgccccctccgcgcgccgccgcgccccgcccaaTCAGCGGCGAGGCCACGCCCCCCCTCCCGCGGAGCCCCCCCCtcgggggcggggcggcggcggcggcgcaggcgcgcggggcgggcgggaaGGCGCGGGCGGAAGGAGGGGCGCGGGCGTGGCGGGGCCCGCGCGGGCGCatgcgcggggcggcggcggggcggaaGCGGGCGCGGGCGCGCGCGGCCCCTTTCCGGCGGCgcgggcggaggcggcggcgcgcggggcCCTCAGGTACGGCCGGGCGCTCCCGGGACGCTCCCGGGGCCatcgcggccgctcccggcgctgcccggcccgcgGGATCCTCCCGCCGGTACCCATGAGCTGAGGCGCCGCGGCGGGAGCCGAGGCAGCAGcgggcggagccgccgccgcgggcCCGGCGGAGCAGCGGAgccgcctccccgccgcccCATGCGCGGCCCGCGCTGAGCCCCGCCCGCCCTTCCCCGCCGGGCCGGCGCTCGCCCTCTCGCCCTCCCTTGGATGCCGCCGAGATGGGCAAGGTGCTGTCCAAGATCTTCGGGAACAAGGAGATGCGGATCCTGATGCTGGGGCTGGACGCGGCCGGCAAGACCACGATCCTGTACAAGCTGAAGCTGGGCCAGTCGGTGACCACCATCCCCACCGTGGGCTTCAACGTGGAGACCGTCACCTACAAGAACGTCAAGTTCAACGTGTGGGACGTGGGCGGCCAGGACAAGATCCGGCCCCTGTGGCGGCACTACTACACGGGCACGCAGGGGCTCATCTTCGTGGTGGACTGCGCCGACCGCGACCGCATCGACGAGGCGCGGCAGGAGCTGCACCGCATCATCAACGACCGGGAGATGCGGGACGCCATCATCCTCATCTTCGCCAACAAGCAGGACCTGCCCGACGCCATGAAACCCCACGAGATCCAGGAGAAACTGGGCCTGACCCGGATCAGGGATAGGAATTGGTATGTGCAGCCCTCCTGTGCCACGACGGGGGATGGACTCTACGAAGGGCTGACGTGGTTAACGTCCAATTATAAATCCTAATGGGAGAGGAACTATTTAGTCTACAAAgaattaaagaaacaaaacaaaaaaaaatttaaacaaacaaacaaaaaaagaaacaaaaaaaaaaattaaataacccACGTGGCTTTCCAGAAGAATGATTCTCTActgaaagtaaaacaaaaccGCATCCATAGGATTATGATCACCTTTCTCCAGTTGCCACCCTTTCCTCCTGCACCCTTGGCTGGATTCCTGTTCTAACTCCTCCTGCTTGGCGTTAGGATGCTCTAACCTCCGAATGTGACACGAACACAGGCACTAGATGCTATGGCAGACTTCCAGCAAACAGGGGAAGGACACATTATAGACTTGctaagtaacttttttttttgttggttttttttttcctttttcctcttgttAGCCCTTTGCTGGTTTGATTATTTTGGGGGATGTTGGGGGAGGGGGTCCATTTTCAGTGTATGCTTCCTGGGTCTACTTTTttgattatatatatattttttttctctctcttctctcacTTTGCTGTAGATTGCTACTTTTTTGCATTCTTGCAGGATATGTTGCTAGGTCGACTTCATCTAGTAAACTGAAAATTGTTGCTTAAAATCAAACTGCAGTCTGTCTTTTTATAttaaggactttttttttttttaaaaaaaaaaaaaagttctgttaATCTGTAACTAAACAGTGACTCAGTCTGGCCCCACGGCTCAGGCTAACGAGGGGAATTCTTGCCTGCAGTGGCAGAGAGTGGGAATTCCACTGTAACGTGTTCAAAGTGCGTGTCGGGCGCTGGGAAATGTAAGATCTGCTTTGGAATGTCAGCTGGGAAGTTCTGACCCATACATCATGAATGAGGAGGGATGCAAAACCAGCTCCCCACACCACCTAGCAAAGCAGGCATGAGCGATGCTGTAGTTCCAGGGCAGGCACTGGGCAGGTTTTTTTGTCCTAAATGAGGTTTAGTTGCAGTTTTTTACTCCTTGGTGTCGGTCCTCGGGCCGAGGCCCTTTCCAGCAGATGCAGCAATAAAATGTTGCAATGAGTTTGAGTTTAAATCAGATGTTTTGGCAAAAGTCCAGCTCTGACTTGCCTCTCGCTTCCATCTCAAGGCAGCTGGAGACACCAAAACCTTGAAGGGATTCCTGTTTCTTTCCAACAGGCAGGAGGAAATTgttatttattgttattattgttctTTTTCCATGCTGGAGCCTTGCGAGGGCGGCGAGTTCCGAGCCGAGCTCTGCTCGCGCCCGGCGTTTCTGACATCAGGAATGGCCATTTTGAGGAAATCACTGCTTGCTTTGGTTTTCCAAGCCTGGACTGAGCTCCTGCGAGTGGCTGGAGCCTCCTCCCTGTGGCCCGGGGCTGCTGGAGTCCTGTAGGAAAGGGAACTATGTTGGATGTCTGAGGCCCATTGAGGAACTGCTAATGAGAgcggggaggggagagagagagagaatcgACGCTGAATGTAAACTTCCATAATTAGTTCTTAAAGGGCAAAGCAGCTCGTTAGCCATGTCACAGCCTGTAGCTGGGACTGGCCAATCAAAAACCCCACCCGGAGCGAGTATTTGCATAAAAACTCAATCAAGTATTAATTAACGCTGGGTGCACAAACTGTTAAAGCAGCTGGTTCTTATTCAGCCTTAAGGATTAACTTCAGATTTCCTCAAGGAGTTAAAACTCCGTTGGGGAATTCTAGGAATGTATGCtacaaaaccagaagaaaatggcttttatttttcctttttttttttttccttaattgttttctcttttcaagaATATAAGTTTTACATGGAACTGGGGGCATTACACTACATTGCTGCCGTGGTGACTCTGCATGCTGAGTACATTGTACACATGGAGCTCTTACCAAAGATGTATGGGAAGATAAAAATCCTGAATTCACTTCTGAAATCCAATGCTTTGGAGCACTTCAAAGTCCTTTTAGAGTATGGTTCCAAAAAAAGACTTTTCTGGATGTGGGTTGCAAATGGGACTGGATGGGTTCTTGGTGCTAGAAGATAGAGCATTGATGGACTTTGTGAATTAGAGAGAGTCTGCAGAAGCCTAATGTAGAAATAACTCTTCCATCTCGGCCCTAAAGAAGAGGAAGTGAGATTAGTTTCTTTTAATCCAAGGCTTTTTGCCATTGGAATATCATTGCTCTATTTtctagcttttatttttcttttcctgttgctgtAACTTAATCAACAGTGTGGTGGtataaaaacttaaaattacAACAATATGGTTACTGTTTTCTTCTGGAGCATCAATAAAATAGCCAAGCACAAAGTAAATGCCTAAACTGGAAAACTTGAAGCTCTATTAATGGTTCTTGAACTTTCTTAAACCTATTCTCAGTCAACATGAAAACTTCAATACCTTCATTTTTTGTCTGAGTTGGTTTCCTGTGTTTCCAAGCGCTGGGGCAGCCTTTGCATTAAGTTGACTTTGCAATTTTGTATCCCCTTAGAAGTAACTTTGTAATTCTGTTTTGTAGGTGAAAGGAAATTGCTTTTGCttctggatttttaaattttttttttgggggggtggggggagtgGGGAGGAAGAGATGGGGGAGAAAAAGTTACTGGAACGTGTGGCAGAGCCGTCAGAAATAAACGGCTGCGGCCACCGAACAAAAACCCACAGGTTTCACTTCCAACACGTCCTTTCTAGGCTGTAGCTGGACCTCAGCACGAGGGAGTGGCTGTCAGTAGGATAAAGTGGGAATTCTGTACCAAACAAACCAGTCTGGAATTCCAAGTGCATCGATTTGTGTTCGTGTGAATTTATGGAGTAAGTTTTGAATGGCGTTCAATCGTGTCCGACCAAGTGACTGAGTTTGTGGCCTGTGATCTCCCTGACTGAAGTTCCCAGGAATTTTGTGTTCTCAATATGGCTGTAGTGTTGGTAAAGAACTAAtaagcagaaaataaagcaattataCAGCGGAGCTCTCCTGGTATGTTACTTGTATTGAATtatgagagaagcagaaagggGCAATCTGGTGCCAGAGTC carries:
- the ARF6 gene encoding ADP-ribosylation factor 6, with the protein product MGKVLSKIFGNKEMRILMLGLDAAGKTTILYKLKLGQSVTTIPTVGFNVETVTYKNVKFNVWDVGGQDKIRPLWRHYYTGTQGLIFVVDCADRDRIDEARQELHRIINDREMRDAIILIFANKQDLPDAMKPHEIQEKLGLTRIRDRNWYVQPSCATTGDGLYEGLTWLTSNYKS